The following coding sequences lie in one Rutidosis leptorrhynchoides isolate AG116_Rl617_1_P2 chromosome 4, CSIRO_AGI_Rlap_v1, whole genome shotgun sequence genomic window:
- the LOC139839688 gene encoding protein MANNAN SYNTHESIS-RELATED 1-like, translated as MDIRQVMGAVLTFSMFMMLGNMIKRDHFDGDVLLDVPVKSNVELDAMIMTRHSLYQVNDESKNNGQRLKLCWSNSVMAKVRENTEGFVTFSLTNGPEYHISQVAKAVQVAKHLGATLVLPEIIGSKGEKRGFEEIYDADKFMTSMKGVIQIERRKNPETFAQKLASVKVPYNANRNYIMTNIEPLFQTTRNIRVITYFPSVSMKQGKVEKDMNPHSCWAVFEALRLKPELQEVVDSVVGRLRSREPNGQFVAIDYKSEMLGTSTCRSNANKGMKNCYNPVEIAQFLQRIGYPRDTLIYVTQSKMDRSLRSFKDLYGNTFTKEDIMQGTEKMKFMSSESADLEREIIDFYICSVSDVFVPAKSGLFYANVVGNRIAASKTEVLVPAQITSSLAQDHVSSYISKRSHPAYTCFC; from the exons ATGGATATTAGACAAGTTATGGGGGCAGTTCTAACATTTTCCATGTTTATGATGCTTGGAAACATGATCAAAAGAGACCACTTTGATGGCGATGTTTTG CTTGATGTCCCAGTGAAATCCAACGTTGAATTAGACGCCATGATAATGACGAGGCATAGTCTTTATCAAGTTAATGATGAATCGAAAAACAATGGCCAACGCTTAAAGCTTTGTTGGAGTAATTC TGTTATGGCGAAAGTACGAGAGAATACAGAAGGTTTTGTTACTTTTTCGCTTACTAATGGTCCCGAATATCACATTTCACAG GTTGCTAAAGCAGTGCAAGTTGCTAAACATCTTGGTGCAACTCTTGTGCTGCCAGAGATCATTGGTAGCAAAGGTGAAAAAAG GGGTTTCGAAGAAATTTATGATGCTGATAAGTTCATGACGAGCATGAAAGGCGTAATCCAAATAGAAAGGCGTAAAAATCCCGAAACATTTGCACAAAAGCTCGCTAGCGTAAAAGTTCCCTACAACGCTAACCGGAActacattatgactaatatcgaaCCTCTATTTCAAACAACACGAAACATACGTGTTATAACTTATTTTCCATCGGTATCGATGAAACAAGGGAAGGTTGAAAAGGATATGAACCCACATTCGTGTTGGGCTGTCTTTGAGGCTCTTCGTTTGAAGCCCGAATTGCAAGAAGTAGTTGACTCGGTTGTAGGGCGACTAAGAAGTCGTGAACCGAATGGGCAATTCGTTGCAATCGATTATAAAAGTGAGATGCTGGGAACGAGCACGTGTCGAAGTAATGCAAATAAAGGGATGAAAAATTGCTACAACCCGGTTGAAATTGCGCAGTTTCTTCAAAGGATCGGGTATCCACGAGACACGTTAATTTACGTGACGCAGTCGAAAATGGATCGTAGCTTACGTTCGTTTAAAGATTTGTACGGCAACACATTCACAAAGGAAGACATAATGCAAGGAACAGAGAAGATGAAGTTTATGAGTTCCGAGAGCGCAGATTTGGAACGAGAGATTATCGATTTCTATATATGTTCTGTTAGTGATGTTTTTGTGCCTGCAAAATCGGGTCTTTTTTATGCGAACGTGGTTGGTAACAGAATCGCTGCAAGCAAGACAGAAGTTCTTGTGCCAGCTCAGATAACGTCGAGCTTAGCACAAGACCATGTCTCGTCTTACATATCGAAAAGGAGTCATCCAGCGTATACTTGCTTCTGTTAA